In Nitrospirota bacterium, one genomic interval encodes:
- a CDS encoding general secretion pathway protein GspD, which produces MTLSTRGTFWTRILGCAFLASWLAGCSATQLFNEGMSDINAGRLDVGLAKIEDAVRKDPDSAFMKTQLRMTRKYVVQRVLQEADAARLASDFAGARRIYEHVLELDKANEQAMAGLESTKNAEMNQLEIRMAKDLIDHNELKEAQAQLEHILGTDPSNFEAKQMLDRILSQSPPPEPVKPKLLLKADRIAVLQFRESPLGMVFEALSRTSGINFVLDKDVKSDAKTNIFVKDMLIESALDMVLAQHTLEKKILADNILLIYPDTPDKRRRYEEQMVKSFHLTNADPKQAMSLLKVMLDTKSLFIDEHARLLVMRDTPEVVRMAEKLLLSLDLEDSEVMMEVDIVEIARSKLQEIGIKYPNQVNLNILGPVGATGTAAVQTLQSLIFDRPHTGISSLAATINLKREDSNVNILSSPRIRARNYEKAKVHIGERVPVFTNAVTPIIGGTGSVVTGSVTYLDIGLKFDVEPTIYRDDEVSMKINLEISNIVKEVQQGTSLSYQVGTRSASTVLRLRDGETQILAGLISDAERETASKVPGLSSFPVLGRLFSSNKSDKNKVEIALSITPHVIRHGKRPNSASSEILYGTESSRGNPLTVKIGDNERRAIVDTRGTAGLPAAVTVGPAVVGNPSEGAAQNEPTSATVPVGGKRANGRKAVTVPPAAGSPPESPARNESPPATDSEGTKKGAAEDASEVPAKEVPAKNEPIPAEGTESAGQAP; this is translated from the coding sequence ATGACACTCTCTACTCGTGGCACGTTCTGGACACGCATACTCGGCTGTGCGTTCCTCGCGAGTTGGCTCGCCGGCTGCAGCGCCACCCAGCTATTCAACGAGGGGATGTCGGACATCAACGCCGGGCGTTTGGATGTCGGGCTGGCTAAGATCGAGGACGCGGTGCGAAAAGACCCGGATAGCGCATTTATGAAGACCCAGTTGCGCATGACGCGAAAATATGTCGTCCAGCGCGTTCTTCAGGAAGCGGATGCAGCCCGCCTTGCTTCGGACTTCGCGGGGGCTCGCCGGATCTATGAGCATGTGCTGGAACTGGATAAAGCCAATGAGCAAGCGATGGCAGGCCTTGAGTCGACAAAGAATGCGGAAATGAACCAGCTCGAGATCCGAATGGCCAAGGATCTGATCGACCACAATGAGCTCAAGGAAGCTCAGGCGCAACTGGAGCATATCTTGGGCACAGACCCGAGCAACTTCGAAGCGAAACAGATGCTGGACCGTATTCTCTCGCAAAGCCCGCCTCCCGAGCCGGTCAAGCCGAAGTTGCTCTTGAAGGCGGATCGAATCGCTGTGCTGCAGTTCCGCGAGTCCCCGTTGGGCATGGTCTTCGAGGCGCTCTCGCGCACCAGCGGTATCAATTTCGTGCTCGACAAAGACGTGAAGAGCGATGCCAAGACGAACATTTTTGTCAAGGATATGCTGATCGAGTCGGCGCTGGACATGGTGCTCGCCCAGCATACACTGGAGAAGAAAATCTTGGCCGATAACATCCTCTTGATTTATCCCGACACGCCGGACAAACGCCGGCGCTACGAAGAGCAGATGGTCAAATCCTTCCACCTCACGAACGCGGACCCGAAGCAGGCGATGAGCCTGCTGAAGGTGATGCTGGACACCAAGTCCCTGTTCATCGACGAGCATGCGAGGTTGCTCGTGATGAGGGATACGCCGGAGGTGGTCCGCATGGCCGAGAAGCTCCTCCTTTCACTCGACCTGGAGGATTCGGAAGTCATGATGGAAGTGGATATCGTGGAGATCGCGCGCTCAAAGCTGCAAGAGATCGGTATCAAGTATCCCAACCAGGTCAACCTCAACATTCTCGGCCCCGTCGGGGCCACAGGAACTGCGGCGGTCCAGACACTCCAGAGTCTCATATTCGATCGGCCGCACACAGGTATATCGAGTCTCGCAGCGACAATTAATCTTAAAAGGGAAGACTCCAATGTCAATATCCTCTCCAGCCCGCGGATCAGAGCGAGGAATTACGAAAAGGCCAAGGTTCACATCGGAGAACGTGTTCCTGTCTTCACAAACGCGGTGACGCCGATCATCGGCGGAACCGGCAGTGTGGTGACCGGCAGTGTGACGTACCTCGATATCGGGTTGAAATTCGATGTGGAGCCGACAATCTATCGGGACGACGAAGTGTCCATGAAGATAAACCTGGAAATCAGTAACATTGTCAAAGAGGTCCAGCAGGGGACAAGCTTGTCCTATCAGGTCGGCACGCGGTCGGCCTCGACCGTGTTGCGATTGCGGGATGGCGAAACCCAAATCCTGGCAGGGCTGATCAGCGACGCTGAACGTGAGACGGCCAGCAAGGTGCCGGGGCTCAGTAGTTTTCCGGTCCTCGGGCGGCTCTTCTCGTCTAACAAGAGTGATAAGAATAAAGTGGAAATTGCGTTGTCGATCACACCCCATGTCATCCGACACGGCAAGCGCCCCAATAGTGCGTCGTCGGAAATTTTGTACGGCACAGAAAGCTCGCGAGGCAATCCCTTGACGGTCAAGATCGGTGACAACGAGCGCAGGGCCATCGTGGACACGAGGGGGACCGCCGGGCTGCCTGCTGCTGTGACGGTGGGGCCTGCCGTTGTTGGAAATCCTTCCGAGGGCGCAGCCCAAAATGAGCCGACTTCTGCCACAGTCCCGGTTGGCGGGAAGAGAGCCAACGGCCGTAAGGCAGTCACTGTGCCTCCCGCGGCTGGAA
- a CDS encoding type II/IV secretion system protein, with amino-acid sequence MSRTEQAIGAKDVFSLGELALAKADAVRAKRRVIEALDDQFQLNHDEFAEKLAATLHYPFLSHEALQACEADFSRISYPETVAHECLPFHDEQGLLCVAFCDPFDPARQAWANEQLRESARWVLVHRVTLLAMFAKYEAGARAMDDVLELDPERRRVSEAIEDLSIKSISEGTSPVVKLVHSTIYDAFKLGASDIHLEAGTSDLTIKYRIDGVLLKVKVVEGKEMAEQAISRIKVMSELDISERRIPQDGRFKLAVLGRAVDFRVSVMPSIHGEDSVIRILDKQSLSQQSQGLRLDMIGFDERTVTQIRGLASEPYGLMLVTGPTGSGKTTSLYAVLNELNQGKDKIITIEDPVEYQLPGILQIPVNEKKGLTFSRGLRSILRHDPDKIMVGEIRDSETAQIAVQSALTGHLVLATVHANNVLDIIGRFIHMGVEPYNFVSALNGVIAQRLLRILCPHCIEPYRPDSKLLAASRLADAETAGFNFQTGRGCKDCYGTGYKGRRAIAEVLLLTDEIREQIIAKEPIRRIKDTARATGTRFLRDSAMDLVRHGITTLEEINRVTFVG; translated from the coding sequence ATGAGCCGGACTGAACAGGCCATCGGCGCCAAGGATGTGTTCTCGCTTGGCGAACTGGCGCTCGCCAAGGCCGATGCTGTTCGCGCGAAGCGGCGGGTGATCGAGGCGCTGGACGATCAGTTTCAGCTGAACCACGACGAGTTTGCCGAGAAACTGGCCGCGACCCTGCACTACCCGTTTTTGAGCCATGAGGCCCTCCAAGCCTGCGAGGCGGATTTCAGCAGGATTTCCTATCCCGAGACGGTCGCGCATGAATGCCTGCCGTTCCACGACGAACAGGGCCTGCTCTGTGTGGCGTTTTGCGATCCGTTCGATCCGGCCAGACAGGCCTGGGCGAATGAACAGCTACGGGAATCCGCTCGGTGGGTCCTGGTCCATCGTGTCACGCTGCTGGCGATGTTTGCAAAGTATGAGGCAGGAGCCCGCGCGATGGATGACGTCCTCGAGCTCGATCCGGAGCGGCGCCGGGTGTCCGAGGCTATCGAGGATCTCTCGATCAAATCGATCAGTGAGGGGACCAGCCCCGTGGTCAAGCTGGTGCATTCGACGATCTATGATGCGTTCAAGCTCGGCGCCAGCGACATCCATCTTGAAGCGGGAACCTCGGACCTCACGATCAAGTATCGCATCGACGGGGTGCTCTTGAAAGTAAAGGTGGTGGAGGGGAAGGAAATGGCCGAGCAGGCGATCTCTCGCATCAAGGTGATGTCGGAACTGGACATCTCGGAACGCCGGATTCCCCAAGACGGACGCTTCAAGCTGGCCGTCCTGGGCCGCGCGGTGGATTTCCGGGTGTCGGTGATGCCCAGCATCCATGGAGAGGACTCGGTGATTCGTATTCTGGACAAGCAGTCTTTATCGCAGCAGAGTCAGGGGCTCCGGCTGGATATGATCGGTTTCGACGAGCGGACGGTCACCCAGATCCGCGGGCTTGCCTCCGAGCCCTACGGCTTGATGTTGGTCACAGGCCCGACCGGGAGCGGGAAAACGACCTCTCTCTACGCCGTGCTCAATGAGCTGAACCAGGGCAAGGACAAAATCATCACGATCGAAGATCCGGTGGAATATCAGCTGCCGGGGATACTGCAGATTCCCGTCAACGAAAAGAAGGGCTTGACCTTCTCCCGCGGCCTGCGTTCGATCCTGCGCCATGACCCGGACAAGATCATGGTTGGGGAAATCCGGGATTCGGAAACCGCTCAGATTGCCGTCCAGTCAGCGCTCACAGGACACCTGGTCTTGGCGACGGTCCATGCCAACAACGTGCTGGACATTATCGGGCGCTTCATCCACATGGGCGTGGAGCCCTATAATTTCGTCTCGGCGTTGAACGGGGTCATCGCACAACGTCTCTTGCGCATCCTCTGTCCCCATTGCATCGAGCCCTACCGTCCTGACAGCAAACTTCTGGCCGCGTCACGGCTGGCCGACGCGGAGACAGCGGGCTTCAACTTTCAAACCGGCCGCGGATGCAAAGACTGTTACGGCACCGGATACAAAGGGCGCAGGGCCATCGCAGAGGTGCTGTTGCTCACCGACGAGATCCGCGAGCAGATCATCGCGAAAGAACCAATCCGCCGGATCAAAGATACGGCGCGGGCAACCGGTACTCGTTTTCTCCGGGACTCTGCCATGGATCTCGTTCGTCACGGCATCACCACGTTGGAGGAGATCAACCGTGTTACCTTTGTGGGCTGA
- a CDS encoding type II secretion system F family protein, producing MQYHVKAMQSLDTVVELNIDSVDADDARRQVERLGYEVLTLHSKRAGLAAYLKRRTNFPLTLFSQELIALLGAGLSLVEALETLREKERHPDLKQVLEQILAKLREGLTFSSSVEQLPSSFPALYVATIRASERTGDLREALSRYIAYQVQLELVRKKLVSASIYPVVLLVVGGLVMLFLLMYVVPKFSRIYEDAGKDLPFLSQLLLEWGKVMEEQGLLVMGCLLLAGIASAFGLTLPAVKARILSQLRSIPAIGSRLQIFDLARFYRTLGMLVKGGIPIVAAIGMVSGILPLSLRGPLEAAVRDLREGKSISQAMESHGLTTPVAHRMLRVGERTGQMGEMMERIAVFYDEDIARALDWVTKLIEPALMAAIGLVIGTIVLLMYFPMFELAGSIQ from the coding sequence ATGCAGTACCACGTCAAGGCCATGCAGTCGCTGGATACGGTGGTGGAGCTGAACATCGACTCCGTCGATGCCGACGATGCTCGCCGGCAGGTCGAGCGGCTGGGCTACGAGGTGCTGACGCTCCATTCGAAGCGGGCTGGGTTGGCTGCCTATCTCAAACGACGGACGAATTTCCCCCTGACCCTGTTCAGTCAAGAGCTGATCGCCCTGCTGGGGGCCGGCCTGTCGTTGGTCGAAGCGCTCGAGACGCTTCGGGAAAAAGAGCGCCATCCGGATTTGAAGCAGGTGCTGGAACAGATTCTGGCCAAACTGCGAGAAGGGCTCACCTTCTCCTCGTCGGTCGAACAGTTGCCCTCCAGCTTTCCTGCGCTTTATGTCGCGACGATTCGCGCGAGCGAGAGAACCGGCGATCTCCGCGAGGCCCTGTCCCGATACATCGCCTACCAGGTGCAACTGGAGCTGGTTCGCAAAAAACTCGTGAGTGCCTCGATCTATCCGGTCGTGCTGCTCGTCGTCGGTGGACTCGTGATGCTGTTTTTGTTGATGTATGTGGTGCCCAAGTTCAGCCGCATCTATGAGGATGCAGGCAAGGATCTTCCGTTCTTGTCGCAGCTCTTGCTGGAGTGGGGGAAGGTGATGGAGGAGCAGGGGCTCCTGGTTATGGGCTGCCTGCTGTTGGCTGGGATCGCCTCCGCCTTCGGACTCACGCTGCCGGCAGTCAAAGCACGGATCCTTTCACAGCTTCGGTCGATCCCCGCGATCGGGAGCCGGCTCCAAATATTCGATCTGGCGCGCTTCTATCGCACGTTGGGCATGCTGGTGAAGGGTGGTATCCCGATCGTGGCCGCCATCGGGATGGTCTCCGGCATTCTTCCCCTCTCCTTGCGCGGGCCACTTGAAGCGGCGGTGCGGGATCTTCGTGAAGGGAAGTCGATCTCCCAGGCGATGGAATCGCACGGTCTGACCACTCCGGTCGCCCATCGTATGTTGCGTGTCGGAGAGCGGACGGGCCAGATGGGCGAGATGATGGAACGGATCGCGGTCTTCTACGACGAAGACATCGCTCGCGCGCTGGACTGGGTGACGAAACTGATCGAGCCTGCTCTGATGGCTGCCATCGGCCTCGTGATTGGCACGATCGTGCTCCTCATGTATTTCCCTATGTTCGAACTCGCCGGGAGTATCCAATGA
- the gspG gene encoding type II secretion system major pseudopilin GspG, with amino-acid sequence MEIATPHLRCPGRLALSDRKKEGGFTLLELLVVMVIIGLLAGFVGPRYFSQIGKSEAKTARAQLTAVEQALDQYRLDVGHYPSTEQGLAALMVKPADEAKWAGPYLKKALPTDPWGRPYSYKFPGEHSEFDLWSFGKDAQPGGTVDNEDITNW; translated from the coding sequence ATGGAAATCGCTACGCCACATCTACGCTGTCCCGGGCGCCTTGCCCTGTCCGATCGCAAGAAGGAGGGGGGATTTACCCTTCTGGAACTGCTTGTCGTGATGGTGATTATCGGTTTACTCGCCGGATTCGTCGGGCCTCGATACTTTTCGCAAATCGGCAAATCAGAGGCGAAGACGGCCCGCGCCCAACTGACTGCGGTGGAGCAAGCCCTCGATCAATATCGTCTGGACGTCGGCCACTATCCCTCGACCGAACAGGGATTGGCCGCCCTCATGGTCAAACCGGCGGATGAGGCGAAATGGGCCGGGCCCTACCTGAAGAAAGCCCTTCCTACGGATCCCTGGGGCCGTCCCTATTCGTATAAATTCCCCGGGGAACATAGCGAGTTCGATCTCTGGTCGTTCGGCAAAGATGCGCAGCCTGGTGGAACGGTCGATAACGAAGACATCACGAACTGGTAG
- a CDS encoding SCO family protein: protein MSMRAVRRLPGAWIIMACAGLWLACACAPIRPPDAGHDAREDLTAPIPVFPNIFLLTQEGRSVRFYDDLVKGKTVLVNFIYTSCEKSCSPTTANLALVHGLLGDRIGRDLFLLSISLDPAVDRPKTLKEYAARFGQFPGWYFLTGDEAEIEKLRWKLGLYDLDPAVDADKTQHAGVVIVGNDTTNRWSSLPALMDPRQIAMTVLRISRNGREVSGF from the coding sequence GTGAGCATGCGGGCTGTCCGCCGGTTGCCGGGAGCCTGGATCATCATGGCCTGCGCAGGACTTTGGCTCGCCTGCGCCTGTGCGCCGATCCGGCCTCCCGACGCAGGCCATGACGCGCGCGAGGATCTCACGGCGCCTATCCCTGTCTTCCCCAACATCTTCCTGTTGACGCAAGAAGGCCGGTCGGTTCGTTTCTATGACGACTTGGTGAAGGGGAAAACGGTCCTCGTCAACTTCATCTACACGAGCTGTGAGAAGAGTTGTAGTCCGACCACAGCGAATCTTGCGTTGGTGCACGGGCTGCTGGGAGACCGGATCGGGCGTGATCTGTTTCTGCTCTCGATCTCTCTGGACCCGGCGGTAGACAGGCCGAAGACGCTGAAAGAGTATGCCGCTCGCTTCGGGCAATTCCCAGGGTGGTATTTCCTGACAGGGGATGAGGCGGAGATCGAGAAGCTGCGCTGGAAGCTGGGCCTGTATGACCTTGATCCGGCTGTCGATGCAGACAAGACGCAACATGCCGGGGTCGTCATTGTCGGGAACGATACGACGAACCGGTGGTCGTCCCTGCCGGCCCTCATGGATCCCCGGCAGATTGCTATGACGGTGCTCCGAATCAGCCGAAACGGCAGGGAAGTTTCGGGTTTCTAG
- a CDS encoding multicopper oxidase family protein — translation MSQPINRRNLVKYSLATLGAFTLGQGRLPIPFLNGPGEALAKSGPSSSGSSRSGTVFGYRPFSQPLFIPSIAQSRPRGTLSPAPGQYPRPGGPSGRPSVPHGRFDDVAHGIAPEFDGRVPGFPCPDWNRFSSHTHEKEYRIAIEETVQSFFPGVDTPIFAYRDIFAGGPGRTPGPTFLARFREPVVARFENHRTKDRSPINTTGHDIEASVHLHGSHVPAHADGAPDFYVLAGEARDYYWPNIEPRVTQPDRRAGICTGAFDPTWTPSTLWYHDHAMDITGFNVSRGLAGFYLMFDEREEQLIEDRVLPDTFQGFDIGLALTDQRFNADGTLFYDFFNHDGRLGDVFTVNGTVQPFLQVQRRKYRFRILNASNARVYQLRLSSGQPFLVFGADSWLFPRAGLVKNFELASGQRHDVVIDFRNAPDEVFLENIMIQTSGRKGDGVDPNKPTQLMKFVVTGAPVANDVIIDDGTVIRDQWAPISDNDVVAARTFVSDRSLGAWTINNRFFNPRRADAVPELGTTEQWTFENGGGGWWHPFHTHLEGFQIKSLNGKTPPFERSFNSDLVNLHGGEIAKVLIKFRTFTGPFSFHCHNVEHEDMRMMGFHDPRPFGQRSLLDGEARIDPEVSGVVPDCTELEEEQRIYFDVAGDLDRVNGRGVGFPECEFDMNKRGNQS, via the coding sequence ATGTCCCAACCCATCAACCGACGAAATCTCGTCAAATATAGCCTCGCAACCCTTGGCGCCTTCACGCTCGGCCAGGGGCGGCTTCCGATTCCCTTCCTGAACGGACCAGGGGAAGCCTTAGCCAAGAGCGGCCCTTCTTCTTCCGGCAGCAGCAGGAGCGGAACAGTCTTCGGCTACAGGCCATTTTCACAACCGCTGTTTATCCCCTCGATTGCCCAGTCCCGGCCGCGTGGGACTCTCTCACCAGCGCCGGGCCAGTATCCGCGCCCAGGGGGGCCAAGCGGGAGGCCCTCTGTGCCCCACGGACGGTTCGACGATGTGGCTCATGGTATCGCCCCGGAGTTTGACGGTCGGGTTCCCGGTTTTCCCTGCCCGGACTGGAACCGCTTCTCCAGCCATACCCATGAGAAAGAATATCGTATCGCCATCGAAGAGACAGTCCAGTCGTTCTTTCCGGGAGTCGACACGCCGATTTTCGCCTATCGAGACATCTTTGCAGGAGGTCCGGGGCGAACACCTGGCCCGACCTTCCTGGCGCGTTTCCGGGAACCGGTGGTGGCCCGCTTCGAAAACCACCGCACAAAAGATCGCTCACCCATCAACACGACCGGCCACGATATCGAGGCGTCAGTCCATCTTCACGGCTCCCACGTTCCGGCCCATGCGGACGGCGCTCCTGACTTCTATGTCTTGGCAGGCGAGGCGCGAGACTATTACTGGCCCAACATTGAACCGCGTGTGACCCAACCGGATCGGCGGGCGGGCATTTGTACAGGTGCATTCGATCCGACCTGGACTCCCTCCACACTGTGGTACCACGACCATGCGATGGATATCACCGGGTTCAACGTGAGCCGGGGCCTGGCAGGGTTTTACCTCATGTTCGACGAGCGGGAAGAACAGTTGATCGAGGACCGGGTCCTGCCTGATACGTTTCAAGGGTTCGATATCGGGCTGGCCCTGACCGATCAACGGTTCAACGCGGACGGGACGCTGTTCTACGATTTCTTCAACCACGATGGCCGCCTGGGCGATGTGTTTACGGTCAACGGGACGGTGCAGCCGTTTTTGCAAGTGCAGCGGCGTAAGTACCGTTTTCGAATCCTGAACGCTTCGAACGCGCGGGTCTATCAATTGCGGCTGAGCAGCGGCCAGCCCTTTCTCGTATTCGGGGCCGACAGTTGGCTCTTCCCCAGGGCCGGTCTGGTGAAGAACTTCGAACTGGCCAGCGGCCAACGCCATGATGTGGTCATCGACTTCAGAAACGCGCCTGACGAGGTGTTTCTCGAGAACATCATGATTCAAACCAGCGGGCGCAAGGGGGATGGGGTGGACCCCAACAAACCGACCCAGCTGATGAAGTTTGTCGTCACCGGGGCTCCGGTGGCCAACGATGTCATCATCGATGACGGCACGGTCATTCGAGATCAGTGGGCGCCGATTTCCGACAATGATGTTGTCGCAGCTCGGACCTTCGTGTCGGACCGTTCACTGGGGGCCTGGACGATCAACAATCGGTTCTTCAATCCGAGACGAGCGGATGCGGTCCCCGAGCTTGGCACCACCGAACAGTGGACCTTTGAAAATGGTGGAGGCGGCTGGTGGCACCCGTTTCATACGCATCTTGAGGGGTTTCAGATCAAGAGTCTCAATGGGAAGACACCTCCGTTCGAGCGGTCGTTTAACAGCGATTTGGTCAACCTGCACGGGGGTGAAATAGCGAAGGTGTTGATCAAGTTCCGCACCTTCACCGGTCCCTTTTCTTTCCATTGCCATAATGTTGAGCACGAGGACATGCGCATGATGGGGTTCCATGACCCCAGGCCATTCGGGCAGCGCAGCCTGCTCGATGGGGAAGCCAGAATTGATCCGGAGGTATCCGGAGTCGTTCCCGATTGCACTGAATTGGAAGAAGAGCAGCGCATCTACTTCGACGTCGCGGGGGATCTAGATCGAGTCAACGGAAGAGGTGTCGGCTTCCCTGAGTGCGAGTTCGATATGAACAAGAGGGGCAATCAATCGTGA
- a CDS encoding putative Ig domain-containing protein, with protein sequence MQRSSMLFSFLGAVGLVGLLSGCGGGGSSSPATGSTSGSAAASGTVTGFGSVFVNGKRFEANDVEVRHDGITERCTVNPTTTCGLKQGMTVTVTGSFDGNKWVAGTLVQKDAVEGLVQSIAADGSSLVVMGRTVLVDRGTLIDSNISGQNILSLLVGKDSVEVNGYIRPTGEIQATFIEKKAVGTVTPEVRGFAKNHDAGTKTFQIGVLNVVYDNNTITIDMPNPTGNAWNGLFVEVKGTNFDSATTTLIATKIEPENQVVQQADEFEVEGFVTQVVGPGNFFIGTAHVQTTPSTEFRGGTIDEIVEGVKLSVDGELANGILTATHVATNAAPVITSTPTLVGTQGVAYSYDVNATDANGDTLTYSLVEPAPFGMSIDPVSGLIAWTPVAQVGDNPVSVQVSDGSLAASQSFTVKVAATVAPAAPVFITPTVLPPAFVQTTYTTTVIATDANGDTLTYSLVAPIPAGVTIDSTGVISWTAAAGQVGPNVVTVQAQDNSSVSLATIQTFTINVNQATAASGVTFGFDDLTRGGYNVTQPGIWTNEGPNAFSTLSGSAIIVRGDSTVTIDSHGLPRLNQPEFTFLGVTLINRGTSDTTFAIAGYTGSHGVTAFYYTVTIKVGGPSVTVLNSIPDNSNRPMNASIERLEVNGNSLFTPDFGVSCLGVGTSGGAPTCP encoded by the coding sequence ATGCAACGGTCATCGATGCTGTTCAGTTTTCTCGGTGCAGTTGGCTTAGTCGGATTGCTCAGCGGCTGCGGCGGCGGGGGGTCGTCGAGTCCAGCAACAGGCAGCACCAGCGGATCTGCCGCGGCCTCAGGCACGGTTACCGGATTCGGCAGTGTGTTTGTGAACGGCAAGAGGTTCGAGGCGAATGATGTAGAAGTGCGGCATGACGGCATCACAGAGCGGTGCACTGTCAATCCCACCACGACATGCGGGCTCAAGCAGGGGATGACGGTCACGGTCACTGGTTCCTTCGACGGCAACAAGTGGGTAGCCGGCACGTTGGTGCAGAAGGATGCAGTGGAAGGCTTGGTGCAGTCAATCGCCGCCGATGGATCAAGTCTGGTGGTGATGGGCCGGACGGTCCTGGTGGATCGCGGCACGTTGATCGACAGCAATATTTCAGGACAAAACATTCTGAGTCTCTTGGTGGGGAAAGACTCTGTCGAGGTGAACGGGTATATCAGGCCGACCGGCGAGATCCAGGCGACCTTCATCGAGAAAAAGGCTGTAGGGACTGTCACGCCTGAGGTGAGGGGTTTTGCAAAGAACCACGATGCTGGTACCAAGACCTTCCAGATCGGCGTGTTAAACGTTGTTTATGACAACAATACGATCACAATCGACATGCCGAATCCGACCGGCAATGCCTGGAACGGACTCTTTGTTGAGGTGAAGGGAACGAACTTTGATTCCGCAACGACGACCCTTATTGCGACGAAGATCGAGCCTGAGAATCAGGTTGTGCAGCAGGCGGACGAGTTCGAGGTGGAAGGATTCGTGACCCAGGTTGTAGGTCCTGGAAATTTCTTTATCGGGACAGCCCATGTGCAAACGACTCCAAGCACGGAGTTTCGAGGCGGCACGATCGATGAGATTGTCGAGGGTGTCAAGCTGTCTGTTGATGGCGAGTTAGCGAACGGAATCCTGACAGCGACGCATGTGGCGACCAACGCAGCCCCTGTCATCACTTCAACACCGACCCTGGTAGGGACTCAGGGTGTGGCATACAGCTACGACGTGAATGCCACCGATGCGAACGGCGATACGCTGACCTATAGCCTGGTGGAACCGGCCCCGTTCGGCATGAGCATCGATCCGGTATCGGGCCTGATTGCCTGGACACCAGTGGCCCAGGTAGGTGACAACCCAGTGAGCGTGCAGGTGTCGGACGGCAGCCTCGCGGCTAGCCAGTCCTTCACTGTGAAGGTGGCGGCGACCGTCGCGCCGGCTGCACCAGTCTTCATTACCCCGACTGTGCTACCACCGGCATTTGTGCAAACGACTTATACCACGACCGTAATTGCCACGGATGCGAACGGCGATACGCTGACCTATAGCCTGGTGGCGCCGATTCCAGCCGGGGTGACCATCGACAGCACGGGGGTGATCAGTTGGACCGCGGCGGCGGGTCAGGTCGGGCCGAATGTTGTGACTGTGCAGGCGCAAGACAACAGCAGCGTTAGTCTGGCAACCATCCAGACCTTCACCATCAACGTGAACCAGGCTACGGCGGCAAGTGGCGTGACTTTTGGATTTGACGATCTCACAAGGGGTGGCTACAACGTCACGCAGCCAGGCATCTGGACCAATGAAGGTCCAAATGCATTCTCGACTTTAAGTGGCTCGGCCATCATCGTGCGAGGGGACTCGACGGTGACCATAGACAGTCATGGACTGCCGAGACTTAATCAACCGGAGTTCACATTTTTGGGCGTGACCCTGATCAACAGGGGGACCAGTGACACCACCTTTGCCATTGCAGGCTATACCGGTAGTCACGGGGTCACGGCTTTTTACTACACGGTAACTATAAAGGTCGGAGGCCCGTCGGTTACAGTACTGAACTCTATCCCCGACAATTCCAATAGACCGATGAACGCGTCGATCGAACGACTGGAAGTGAATGGAAACAGTCTGTTTACTCCTGATTTCGGGGTCAGCTGTCTCGGAGTCGGGACATCCGGAGGCGCTCCTACCTGTCCGTGA